The following are encoded together in the Pedobacter sp. D749 genome:
- a CDS encoding PAS domain-containing sensor histidine kinase produces the protein MNRSKFLDAIIENAIDGIITIDDRGIIEHLNPAALELFGYGREELVGKNISALMPEPDHSRHDGYLSRYEHTGQKHIIGIGREVSGKRKDGSIFPFRLGVSEIKFSDRKIYTGFIHDLSKEKANEEQIKSYTEKLEVKIKERTQDLVKLVSELEMAKENMRALFQKEKELNQLKTRFVSMASHEFRTPLSSIQLSASLIDKYTTKQDVANVEKHTLKIKNSINNLTTILNDFLSLEKLEAGKVEASAQAFNIISFAEEIAEEMQMMTKQNQHIIYEHTGTTAQVYLDPNLLKNCIINLISNSIKYSGEDTLIQFNSILKDDELILEVKDNGIGIPAADQGNLFEPFFRAHNTGDIPGTGLGLNIVKRYVGLMNGTVTCNSEQHSGTVFTLTFPFKNNFIV, from the coding sequence ATGAATAGATCGAAATTTTTGGATGCAATTATTGAAAACGCTATTGATGGGATTATTACCATTGATGACCGGGGGATTATAGAACATTTAAACCCTGCGGCGCTTGAGCTTTTCGGTTATGGCAGGGAAGAATTGGTAGGTAAGAACATTTCAGCTCTGATGCCTGAACCCGATCATTCGCGTCATGATGGATACCTGTCCAGGTACGAACATACTGGGCAGAAACACATTATCGGCATCGGGAGGGAGGTTTCGGGCAAGCGTAAAGATGGTTCTATATTTCCGTTCAGGCTCGGGGTGAGCGAAATTAAATTTAGCGACCGTAAAATTTATACAGGTTTTATCCACGACCTGAGCAAAGAAAAAGCCAACGAAGAACAGATTAAAAGTTATACCGAAAAACTGGAAGTTAAGATAAAGGAACGTACACAGGACCTGGTTAAGCTTGTGTCGGAACTGGAAATGGCCAAAGAAAATATGCGTGCACTTTTTCAAAAGGAAAAGGAACTGAACCAGCTCAAAACAAGGTTTGTTTCTATGGCCTCGCATGAGTTTAGAACGCCGCTCAGTTCGATTCAGCTTTCAGCATCCCTCATTGATAAATATACCACTAAACAGGATGTGGCCAATGTGGAGAAGCATACCTTAAAAATCAAAAATTCCATCAATAACCTCACTACAATCTTAAATGATTTCCTTTCGCTCGAGAAACTTGAGGCCGGGAAAGTGGAGGCATCAGCACAAGCTTTTAACATCATCAGCTTTGCCGAAGAAATAGCAGAAGAGATGCAGATGATGACCAAACAGAACCAGCATATTATTTACGAACATACCGGAACAACCGCACAGGTTTACCTGGACCCAAACCTGCTGAAGAATTGCATTATCAATCTGATTTCCAATTCGATCAAATACAGTGGCGAAGATACACTCATTCAGTTCAATTCCATTTTAAAGGATGATGAACTGATTTTAGAGGTAAAAGACAACGGGATTGGCATTCCGGCAGCCGATCAGGGCAATTTGTTCGAACCATTTTTCAGGGCGCACAATACCGGCGATATCCCGGGAACGGGACTGGGACTAAACATTGTAAAAAGATATGTTGGCCTGATGAATGGCACGGTAACCTGCAATAGCGAGCAACACTCTGGTACGGTATTTACCCTTACCTTTCCCTTTAAAAATAATTTTATAGTTTAA
- a CDS encoding heavy metal translocating P-type ATPase metal-binding domain-containing protein yields MEDQSKATTKAICYHCGEDLPKVKYQTDDKDFCCAGCMAVFKILSENNLCNYYVYNNNPGRQLKNESHLEYLDDPKIIDQLLDYKHESSGIITFYIPAIHCSSCIWLLEHLYKINPAIFSSRIDFLKKQVTINFNHEEISLKHLVETLNQIGYEPLISLQDVVKAHSSSVDKSLILKIAVAGFLMGNVMLFSFPEYFGLSGFEKQFQSLFGWLNLAFSIPAAFYCGRDYFTSAITSIKHKHINLDTPLALIIAVLFLRTAFEVIFATGPGFADTLTGLVFLLLMGKWLKQRTYHHISFDRDYRSYFPIAVTTLQQGKEKPVSINDIKIGDRLWIRNGELVPADAILMKGDAWVDMSFVTGESEPIHKVLGEIIYAGGRQTTEAIELEVIKPVSQSYLTGLWNNENYKNNIEKQNFNDSVAKYFSLGVFLIAFSATAYWLFQHDSHKAWSAFTAVIIVACPCVLALSTPFTLSAILSVFDKKGFYVKNTDAVEELAKCDTLIFDKTGTLTSNENAEISFSGSLTNEEKLIVASLLRNSTHPLSRHILKALNVERFYSLNDYKEVVGKGLSARINNRAIYAGHLSMLPVTVKSVGETGVHIVIDRTYKGCFDIKQQWRPGLAQLVSKLSKFNLQVLSGDTDKDRSMLTTIFPEHSTIRFRQRPHQKLDAVLSLQESGNTVMMLGDGLNDAGALKQSNFGIALTDNINNFTPGCDAILQGGGLNLLPHFIQLSKDGLKVIKISFAIAIAYNCIGIYYAVQGTLYPLVAAVLMPISTVTIILFTTLATRWFARKNKLI; encoded by the coding sequence ATGGAAGATCAAAGTAAAGCCACAACTAAAGCCATTTGCTACCACTGTGGAGAAGATCTGCCCAAGGTAAAATATCAAACAGATGATAAAGATTTTTGCTGTGCAGGCTGTATGGCTGTTTTCAAAATCCTTTCAGAAAACAACCTATGCAATTATTATGTGTACAACAATAACCCGGGCAGGCAATTAAAAAATGAAAGCCATTTAGAATACCTCGACGATCCTAAAATTATCGATCAATTGCTCGATTACAAACATGAAAGTTCGGGCATCATTACGTTTTACATTCCCGCCATCCATTGTAGCTCCTGCATCTGGTTATTAGAACACCTGTATAAAATCAATCCTGCTATTTTCAGCTCACGGATCGATTTTCTCAAAAAGCAGGTAACCATCAACTTCAACCATGAAGAAATTTCGCTAAAACATTTGGTAGAAACCTTAAATCAGATCGGTTACGAACCCTTAATCAGTCTGCAGGATGTAGTAAAGGCACACAGCAGTTCTGTTGATAAAAGCCTGATATTAAAAATTGCTGTCGCAGGATTTTTAATGGGCAATGTAATGCTTTTTAGCTTTCCCGAATACTTTGGTTTATCAGGTTTTGAAAAACAGTTCCAGTCCTTATTCGGTTGGTTAAACCTGGCATTCTCCATTCCAGCGGCATTTTATTGCGGGCGGGATTATTTTACCTCGGCCATTACCAGTATCAAACACAAACACATCAATTTAGATACACCTTTGGCACTAATTATTGCGGTATTGTTTTTACGCACTGCATTTGAGGTCATTTTTGCCACCGGACCAGGTTTTGCCGATACATTAACAGGTTTGGTTTTTTTGCTGCTCATGGGGAAATGGCTTAAACAGCGTACTTACCATCACATTTCTTTCGACCGTGATTACCGTTCTTATTTTCCTATTGCGGTTACTACTTTGCAGCAAGGTAAAGAAAAACCCGTATCCATCAACGATATCAAAATCGGTGATAGATTATGGATCAGAAATGGAGAACTGGTGCCTGCAGATGCCATTTTAATGAAAGGCGATGCCTGGGTGGATATGAGTTTTGTTACCGGCGAATCGGAGCCGATACATAAAGTGCTGGGCGAAATTATTTATGCAGGGGGGAGGCAAACCACCGAAGCTATAGAACTCGAAGTGATCAAGCCGGTTTCGCAGAGCTACCTTACCGGACTCTGGAATAACGAGAATTACAAAAACAACATCGAAAAACAGAATTTTAACGATTCTGTTGCAAAATATTTCAGCCTCGGGGTTTTTCTGATTGCATTTTCGGCTACAGCTTACTGGTTGTTTCAGCACGATAGCCACAAGGCCTGGTCGGCATTTACCGCCGTTATTATTGTGGCCTGTCCTTGCGTACTGGCTTTAAGCACACCTTTCACTTTATCTGCTATCTTATCCGTTTTTGATAAAAAAGGATTTTATGTAAAAAATACAGATGCGGTTGAAGAACTCGCCAAATGTGATACCCTGATTTTCGATAAAACGGGTACCTTAACCAGTAATGAAAATGCCGAAATCTCCTTTAGTGGGTCCTTAACAAACGAAGAAAAACTGATTGTGGCTTCGCTGTTGCGTAACTCCACGCATCCCTTAAGCAGGCATATTTTAAAGGCTTTAAACGTTGAAAGATTTTATTCACTTAACGATTATAAAGAGGTGGTTGGTAAAGGTTTATCGGCTCGGATTAACAATCGCGCTATTTATGCAGGACATTTATCCATGTTACCTGTAACTGTAAAATCGGTTGGGGAAACCGGTGTGCATATTGTGATCGACCGTACTTATAAAGGTTGTTTTGATATTAAACAGCAATGGCGGCCCGGATTGGCTCAGCTGGTTTCGAAACTCTCTAAATTTAACCTACAGGTGTTATCGGGCGATACAGATAAAGACCGTTCCATGCTGACGACTATTTTTCCGGAACACAGCACCATCAGGTTCCGGCAGCGTCCGCACCAAAAACTAGACGCCGTTTTAAGCCTCCAGGAAAGCGGGAATACAGTAATGATGCTTGGCGATGGCTTAAATGATGCCGGAGCTTTAAAGCAGAGCAATTTTGGGATCGCCTTAACCGATAACATTAATAATTTTACTCCAGGCTGTGATGCCATTCTGCAGGGTGGCGGATTGAACCTCCTACCGCATTTCATCCAGCTCAGCAAAGATGGACTTAAAGTGATTAAAATAAGTTTTGCCATCGCCATTGCCTACAACTGCATTGGTATTTATTATGCCGTACAGGGAACACTTTATCCATTAGTTGCTGCGGTGCTGATGCCCATTAGTACTGTTACCATCATATTATTCACCACCCTGGCCACCCGCTGGTTTGCACGTAAAAATAAACTGATATGA
- a CDS encoding lactate dehydrogenase produces the protein MKAIAYNIKPDEKEWLVLANYKKHDITIIANSLTADTLSFATGKEALLVFNNDELSGNMILGLRALGIKYIATSSSQTDHLDLTAAGLAGMKIANVPLVADQADTKTRMEQVIKNLDQWAAGKCVGKACCCQNECATAKKL, from the coding sequence ATGAAAGCTATAGCTTATAACATTAAGCCCGATGAAAAGGAATGGTTGGTACTGGCCAATTATAAAAAACACGATATCACCATAATTGCCAATAGCTTAACAGCCGATACGCTTTCATTTGCAACCGGTAAAGAAGCCCTTTTGGTTTTTAACAACGATGAGCTGAGTGGTAACATGATATTGGGACTCAGGGCGCTCGGTATCAAATATATTGCAACTTCATCTTCACAAACAGATCACCTAGACCTTACTGCTGCCGGGCTTGCCGGTATGAAGATTGCCAATGTGCCATTGGTTGCCGATCAGGCCGATACCAAGACCAGGATGGAACAGGTTATCAAAAACCTCGATCAGTGGGCCGCTGGTAAATGCGTGGGCAAAGCCTGCTGCTGCCAGAACGAGTGCGCAACTGCTAAAAAACTGTAA
- the ccoS gene encoding cbb3-type cytochrome oxidase assembly protein CcoS, with the protein MNILYFLVGCSILMALIFLGAFFWAYKTGQNDDVHTPGIRVLFDDEVTAEKSEEDHFSS; encoded by the coding sequence ATGAATATCCTCTACTTTTTAGTTGGCTGCAGCATTTTAATGGCACTCATTTTTCTGGGTGCCTTCTTTTGGGCTTATAAAACCGGTCAGAACGATGATGTGCACACCCCCGGCATCCGCGTATTGTTCGACGATGAAGTGACTGCCGAAAAAAGTGAAGAAGATCACTTTTCCAGCTAA
- a CDS encoding response regulator transcription factor translates to MEKKRIHILEDDQEIRNVIEILLKEEGFELQLSSSFAELKKNIQDAMPDLFLLDVMLPDGNGAEICEDLKTDIFTKHIPIIVMSAQNNSEQKAIDAFADDYISKPFDIYDVLERINAQLKRSAENRTKV, encoded by the coding sequence ATGGAAAAAAAACGAATACACATTTTAGAAGACGATCAGGAGATCAGAAACGTGATTGAAATCCTGCTAAAGGAAGAGGGTTTTGAATTACAGCTTTCCTCATCTTTTGCAGAGCTGAAGAAAAATATCCAGGATGCAATGCCTGATCTTTTCTTATTAGATGTAATGTTACCAGATGGAAACGGAGCGGAAATCTGTGAAGATTTAAAAACTGATATTTTTACCAAACACATCCCGATTATTGTAATGTCTGCACAGAACAATAGCGAGCAAAAAGCGATTGATGCATTTGCAGATGATTACATCAGTAAACCTTTCGATATTTACGATGTTTTGGAACGCATTAATGCGCAGTTAAAAAGAAGTGCTGAAAACAGGACTAAAGTTTAG
- the hemN gene encoding oxygen-independent coproporphyrinogen III oxidase — protein sequence MESAELLKKYNVAAPRYTSYPTVPYWDIENFNANGWLGNVANTYAAYKKEGISLYIHLPFCESLCTYCGCNTRITKNHSVEVPYILALLAEWRMYVDALQEKPKLKELHLGGGTPTFFSAENLELLINGIMQNATLAPDAELSFEAHPANTTKAHLTVLYQVGFRRLSLGIQDFDPKVQFLINRFQTPEQVANVTGEAREIGYTSINFDLIYGLPGQSIDRLERTISDVITMKPDRIAFYSYAHVPWLKPGQRHYTEKDIPAGDEKFALYQFGRKLLLDAGYEDVGMDHFALKSDLLFQSMAADKLHRNFMGYTSQHTHLLIGLGVSSISDSWTAFAQNPKTVEAYLDKIAQKLLPVEKGHFLTDEDLGVRKHILNIMCRANTAYSEGIPEKVYERLLPLLHDKLVWVTEKEIRITTKGKSFLRNVCMAFDEKLWLKQPKTQLFSSSI from the coding sequence ATGGAAAGTGCCGAATTGCTTAAAAAATATAACGTAGCCGCTCCACGTTATACCAGTTATCCAACCGTTCCGTACTGGGATATTGAGAACTTTAATGCAAATGGCTGGCTGGGCAACGTGGCGAATACTTATGCCGCCTATAAAAAGGAAGGAATCAGTTTGTATATCCACCTTCCGTTTTGCGAAAGCCTGTGTACCTATTGTGGTTGTAATACCCGTATTACCAAAAACCACTCAGTAGAAGTACCGTACATCCTCGCTTTACTTGCTGAATGGCGCATGTATGTAGATGCCTTGCAGGAAAAACCTAAATTAAAAGAACTGCATCTCGGTGGGGGAACGCCTACTTTTTTCAGTGCAGAAAATCTCGAATTGCTCATTAACGGCATTATGCAAAATGCTACTTTGGCTCCAGATGCCGAACTTTCTTTTGAGGCGCATCCGGCCAATACCACCAAAGCACATTTAACAGTACTTTACCAGGTTGGTTTTAGAAGATTAAGTTTGGGGATACAGGATTTTGATCCCAAAGTTCAGTTTTTGATCAACCGCTTTCAAACACCTGAGCAGGTAGCTAACGTAACTGGCGAGGCAAGGGAAATCGGTTATACTTCCATCAATTTTGATTTGATTTATGGGCTCCCCGGACAAAGTATTGATAGATTGGAGCGTACCATAAGCGATGTGATTACCATGAAGCCAGACCGCATTGCTTTTTACAGTTACGCCCATGTGCCCTGGTTAAAACCCGGGCAAAGACATTACACCGAAAAGGATATTCCCGCCGGAGATGAAAAATTTGCACTCTACCAATTCGGCAGAAAGTTACTACTTGATGCCGGTTATGAAGATGTAGGGATGGATCATTTTGCCCTGAAAAGCGATCTTTTGTTTCAATCGATGGCAGCAGATAAACTCCACCGGAATTTTATGGGTTACACCAGTCAGCATACCCATTTACTTATCGGCCTCGGTGTTTCTTCAATCAGCGATAGCTGGACGGCTTTTGCGCAGAACCCTAAAACGGTAGAAGCTTATTTAGATAAAATAGCACAGAAATTATTACCTGTAGAAAAGGGACACTTTTTAACGGATGAAGACCTCGGTGTAAGAAAACACATTCTCAATATCATGTGCCGGGCAAACACTGCCTATAGTGAAGGTATTCCCGAAAAGGTATATGAGCGGCTTTTGCCTTTGTTGCACGATAAACTGGTATGGGTAACTGAAAAAGAAATCAGGATTACTACCAAAGGAAAATCCTTCCTGAGAAACGTTTGCATGGCATTTGATGAGAAATTATGGCTTAAGCAACCTAAAACACAACTATTCAGTTCATCAATATAA
- a CDS encoding response regulator: MNKKVLIIEDNDDIRESAAEVLDLAGYKTFMAKHGKIGVEMAVSHLPDIILCDIMMPELDGYGVLYLLNKNPKTANIPFIFITAKTERADMRKGMEMGADDYLTKPFDDTELFRAIESRFKKKQQATSFSSTESNSETVMDELRKKGKPRAVNSKQVIYIEGDEPTHLYYINKGQVKTYKRFKDGRELSSGLYHDGDFFGYESLCNGGLYAENAATLTESEIIHIPKADFMEYLLSHQAVSKTFIDLLSGNLRDKGKQMLQLAYSSVRKRVAEALLQVATKFGDGTADSCTIRISRDDLAALVGTASETVSRMLADFKDEKLIDKTGNAINILSIEKLRNIKQ, from the coding sequence ATGAACAAGAAAGTTTTAATCATTGAAGATAACGACGACATCAGGGAAAGTGCTGCTGAAGTGCTTGATCTGGCAGGTTATAAAACTTTTATGGCTAAACACGGAAAAATCGGTGTTGAAATGGCTGTTAGTCATCTCCCGGATATAATTCTGTGCGATATTATGATGCCTGAACTGGATGGATATGGGGTTTTGTACCTGTTGAATAAAAATCCTAAGACGGCCAATATTCCTTTTATTTTCATCACCGCAAAAACAGAGCGGGCAGATATGAGAAAAGGCATGGAAATGGGTGCAGATGATTACCTCACCAAACCCTTTGATGATACGGAACTTTTCAGGGCGATAGAAAGCAGGTTTAAGAAAAAGCAGCAGGCCACCAGTTTTAGTTCAACAGAAAGCAATAGTGAAACGGTAATGGATGAACTGCGCAAAAAAGGTAAACCGAGAGCGGTAAACAGCAAACAGGTGATTTATATTGAAGGCGATGAACCCACACACCTCTATTACATTAATAAAGGACAGGTGAAAACCTACAAACGTTTTAAAGATGGGAGGGAACTTTCGTCAGGGCTTTACCATGATGGAGATTTTTTTGGTTACGAAAGTTTATGCAATGGCGGGTTATACGCAGAAAATGCGGCTACGCTAACCGAATCAGAAATTATCCATATTCCTAAAGCAGATTTTATGGAATACCTGCTCAGCCACCAGGCCGTATCTAAAACATTTATTGATCTGTTATCTGGGAATTTACGCGATAAAGGAAAACAGATGCTCCAGCTGGCCTATTCCTCAGTTAGAAAACGGGTAGCCGAAGCCTTATTACAGGTTGCAACAAAATTTGGAGATGGCACGGCCGATAGCTGCACCATTCGCATCTCCCGCGATGACCTGGCTGCATTGGTAGGTACCGCCAGCGAAACAGTAAGCAGAATGCTGGCTGATTTTAAAGATGAAAAACTGATCGATAAAACCGGTAATGCCATTAATATTTTATCTATCGAAAAACTGAGGAATATAAAGCAGTAA
- a CDS encoding DeoR/GlpR family DNA-binding transcription regulator, producing MMNLAERHQFILSRLQRDQYINVVDLCKELKVSSVTIRKDLKLLEDKSLLFRTHGGATVNNPYTVDRPVNEKEKIQSTEKNKIGMAAAALLNDNDSIVIASGTTVLYFAKNIAPATNLTVVTSALNVALELMREPSIEVIQLGGLLRKSSSSVMGAYAEQVLQDFYFNKLFLGVDGIDLDFGLTTTNAMEAHLNRKMIGASQKTIVLADSTKFGKRGFGKICGLEEIDHIITDKGISEQIVKHLEGLGVTVTIV from the coding sequence ATGATGAATTTGGCTGAGAGGCACCAGTTTATTTTAAGCCGACTGCAACGTGATCAGTACATCAATGTGGTTGATTTATGTAAGGAACTGAAAGTGTCGTCGGTAACAATAAGAAAGGACTTAAAACTACTTGAAGATAAGAGCCTTCTGTTTAGAACACATGGGGGTGCAACCGTAAACAATCCATATACGGTAGATCGTCCGGTTAACGAGAAAGAAAAAATACAATCTACCGAGAAGAACAAAATAGGGATGGCTGCTGCAGCATTGCTAAACGATAACGATTCTATTGTAATTGCATCGGGTACCACAGTGCTTTATTTTGCGAAGAACATTGCACCGGCAACAAACTTAACCGTGGTTACGTCTGCATTAAATGTGGCTTTGGAATTGATGCGCGAGCCAAGTATCGAAGTAATCCAGCTGGGTGGGCTGTTGAGAAAAAGTTCTTCCTCGGTAATGGGTGCTTATGCGGAACAGGTTTTGCAGGATTTTTATTTCAACAAATTGTTTTTAGGGGTAGATGGCATTGATCTGGATTTCGGATTAACCACCACAAATGCTATGGAGGCGCATTTAAACCGCAAAATGATTGGTGCTTCACAAAAAACAATTGTACTGGCCGATTCTACCAAATTTGGTAAAAGAGGTTTTGGAAAGATATGCGGATTAGAAGAAATTGACCATATTATCACTGATAAAGGAATTTCTGAACAAATTGTAAAACATTTAGAGGGCTTGGGTGTTACTGTAACTATCGTGTAG
- a CDS encoding zinc-binding alcohol dehydrogenase family protein, which yields MKAIGFKTSLPISENESFIAFETPVPQPKERDLLVKIKAISVNPVDFKIRQNSAKDTALETPKVIGWDAVGTVEAVGAGVTFFKTGDEVYYAGDLTRSGSNAEYQLIDERIVGLKPKSLTDAEAAAMPLTALTAWESLYDRIRISEQKDKGKSILIIGGAGGVGSIAIQLAKKIRGLKVIATASRPETKDWCKAMGADVVVDHKNLVEEIRAAGFKEVDFILDFVDLNSYWDDLVELIKPQGHIVSITGSATPIALNKLKNKSVTFSWELMYTRSMYQTDDMEQQHHILNELAKLFDDGTLKTTLNQTLKGFTVENLKEAHRLLESGKTIGKVVIEY from the coding sequence ATGAAAGCCATAGGATTTAAAACCTCACTGCCAATAAGCGAAAACGAAAGTTTTATCGCATTTGAAACACCTGTTCCACAACCAAAAGAACGCGACCTGCTCGTAAAAATAAAGGCCATCAGCGTAAATCCGGTTGATTTTAAAATCCGCCAAAACAGCGCGAAAGATACTGCACTGGAAACACCCAAAGTAATTGGCTGGGATGCTGTTGGCACAGTTGAAGCAGTTGGCGCAGGCGTTACCTTTTTTAAAACCGGAGATGAAGTGTATTACGCAGGAGATTTAACGCGAAGCGGCTCAAACGCCGAATACCAGCTGATTGATGAACGTATTGTAGGTTTAAAACCCAAATCATTAACTGACGCTGAAGCAGCCGCCATGCCATTAACAGCGCTTACGGCCTGGGAATCACTTTACGACCGCATCCGAATTAGTGAGCAAAAAGATAAAGGAAAAAGCATTCTCATTATTGGCGGTGCAGGTGGCGTTGGCTCCATTGCCATACAACTAGCGAAGAAAATAAGGGGCTTAAAAGTAATTGCTACAGCTTCGAGACCAGAAACAAAAGATTGGTGTAAAGCCATGGGCGCGGATGTAGTGGTAGATCATAAAAACCTGGTTGAAGAAATACGTGCAGCGGGTTTTAAGGAAGTAGATTTTATCCTCGATTTTGTAGACCTGAACAGTTATTGGGATGACCTGGTAGAGTTGATTAAACCCCAGGGCCATATCGTATCGATAACAGGCTCAGCCACGCCAATTGCGCTAAACAAATTAAAAAACAAAAGTGTTACCTTTTCTTGGGAGCTGATGTATACCCGCTCTATGTATCAAACTGATGATATGGAACAGCAACATCATATTTTAAACGAGCTGGCAAAATTATTTGACGATGGCACGCTTAAAACAACCTTAAACCAAACCCTAAAGGGATTTACGGTAGAAAACTTAAAAGAAGCCCACCGTTTATTGGAAAGTGGTAAAACCATTGGTAAGGTGGTAATCGAATACTAG